The following coding sequences lie in one Caproicibacterium argilliputei genomic window:
- a CDS encoding aminopeptidase, whose protein sequence is MAKKSEKPDTKELAKKLLIDRKNGFFSVSDSKVKKADAFCEGYKDFLENAKTEREAVNTALKIVQDAGFVPFEADKQYQAGSKVYYNNRGKSLILAVIGTEGCKNGVHIAAAHIDCPRLDLKPHPLFEQNDLAHLKTHYYGGIKKYQWTTIPLAMHGRICRKDGSYVDLRLGEEPGDPMFTISDLLPHLSAEQSQKTLGKAIEGEKLNVLVGSRPVRDEDGERLFKLNVMKLLNEQYGITEEDFVSADIAFTPAFHPCDIGFDRALVGAYGQDDRSCAYAELMAAVKTKTPKRTAITVLADREEIGSVGNTGLDSNFLHDFIEDLADAEGLKVRHVLAKSRCLSADVTAAFDPNYPDAYEANNSTYLNNGVGLSKYTGARGKYDTSDACAEFVCEIRRLFDENEVLWQIGELGKVDGGGGGTVAMYIAGMNVDVIDVGVPVLSMHAPFEVVSKLDEYMTYQGVKVFFEAE, encoded by the coding sequence ATGGCGAAAAAGTCGGAAAAACCGGATACCAAAGAGCTTGCAAAAAAGCTTTTAATTGACCGGAAGAACGGATTCTTCTCAGTCAGCGATTCCAAAGTCAAGAAAGCGGATGCTTTCTGCGAGGGATACAAGGACTTTCTTGAGAATGCGAAAACCGAGCGGGAAGCAGTGAACACCGCGCTGAAAATTGTGCAGGACGCGGGCTTTGTGCCGTTCGAGGCGGACAAGCAGTATCAGGCAGGCAGCAAGGTGTATTACAACAACCGCGGAAAATCCCTGATTCTGGCGGTAATCGGCACAGAAGGCTGCAAAAACGGCGTGCACATTGCGGCGGCGCACATCGACTGCCCGCGTCTGGACTTAAAGCCCCATCCGCTGTTTGAGCAGAACGACCTGGCGCATCTCAAAACCCATTATTACGGCGGTATTAAAAAATACCAGTGGACCACCATCCCGCTGGCAATGCATGGTCGTATCTGCCGTAAGGACGGCAGTTATGTGGATCTGCGTTTGGGCGAAGAGCCGGGCGACCCGATGTTCACCATCAGCGACCTGCTCCCGCACCTTTCTGCGGAGCAGTCCCAGAAAACTCTGGGCAAAGCCATTGAGGGAGAAAAGCTGAATGTTCTGGTTGGCAGCCGCCCCGTGCGTGATGAAGACGGCGAGCGCCTGTTTAAGCTCAATGTTATGAAGCTGCTCAACGAGCAGTACGGCATTACCGAAGAGGACTTCGTTTCTGCGGACATTGCCTTTACACCTGCGTTCCATCCCTGCGACATCGGGTTTGACCGCGCGCTGGTCGGCGCATACGGGCAGGATGACCGCTCCTGCGCTTATGCGGAGCTGATGGCTGCGGTTAAGACCAAAACGCCGAAGCGTACGGCTATTACTGTGCTGGCAGACCGTGAGGAAATCGGCAGTGTGGGCAACACCGGCCTGGACTCCAATTTCCTGCACGACTTTATCGAAGACCTTGCGGATGCAGAGGGGCTGAAAGTCCGCCATGTGCTGGCAAAGTCCCGCTGCCTGTCTGCCGACGTTACAGCGGCATTTGACCCGAACTATCCGGATGCTTACGAAGCGAACAACTCCACCTATCTGAACAATGGCGTTGGTCTTTCTAAGTACACCGGTGCGCGCGGCAAATATGATACCAGCGACGCCTGTGCAGAGTTTGTCTGCGAGATTCGCCGCCTGTTTGATGAAAATGAAGTGCTTTGGCAAATTGGCGAGCTGGGTAAGGTGGATGGCGGCGGCGGCGGAACCGTTGCAATGTATATTGCCGGTATGAACGTCGACGTTATTGATGTCGGTGTGCCGGTGCTGTCCATGCATGCACCGTTTGAAGTGGTCAGCAAGCTGGATGAATACATGACCTATCAGGGCGTAAAAGTGTTCTTTGAAGCAGAATAA
- a CDS encoding lytic transglycosylase domain-containing protein has translation MSSKVSDKAWARTRRNIVIRNRTLAVMAVVVVVSLIVYVCTLSVQKSGQQLEYASYPRTYSEYVELESKEFHVEPALVYAVIKQESGFDPNCVSQAGAIGLMQIMPDTFSWLIGTMDKSDKRQYTTDDLYDPKTNIRFGCKYLSILLEMFPNQNTALAAYNAGMGNVRGWLKNKEYSSDGKTLQKIPFAETRTYTRKVAANYTQYKTLYGQDSTSSAK, from the coding sequence ATGAGCAGCAAAGTATCTGACAAAGCGTGGGCGAGAACACGCCGCAATATTGTGATTCGCAACCGAACCCTGGCAGTCATGGCGGTTGTTGTTGTTGTGTCGCTGATTGTGTATGTCTGCACACTGTCTGTCCAGAAGTCCGGGCAGCAGTTGGAGTATGCGTCCTATCCGCGCACGTATTCGGAGTATGTGGAACTGGAAAGCAAAGAGTTTCATGTGGAGCCGGCTCTGGTTTATGCGGTCATCAAGCAGGAAAGCGGGTTTGACCCCAACTGCGTTTCACAGGCCGGTGCCATTGGCTTGATGCAGATTATGCCGGATACCTTTTCGTGGCTGATCGGCACCATGGACAAAAGTGATAAAAGGCAGTATACTACAGATGACCTGTATGATCCCAAGACCAACATCCGCTTTGGGTGCAAGTACCTTTCGATTCTGCTGGAAATGTTTCCAAATCAGAACACGGCGCTTGCTGCTTACAACGCAGGCATGGGCAACGTTCGGGGATGGCTGAAAAACAAGGAATACTCTTCAGATGGCAAAACCCTGCAGAAGATTCCCTTTGCGGAAACCCGTACATATACCCGGAAGGTCGCGGCGAATTATACACAGTATAAAACATTATACGGGCAAGACAGTACATCGTCAGCAAAATGA
- the coaE gene encoding dephospho-CoA kinase (Dephospho-CoA kinase (CoaE) performs the final step in coenzyme A biosynthesis.) encodes MRSPVIGLTGPTGAGKSTWSAAFRALHCTVIDCDRLARRAVEQPQVRQALEQAFGAEIYRDGVLNRRLLATRAFADAQSVQKLNAATHPAIRAAILSELHAAERKSRAVIIDAPQLYEGGLETVCTTVAAVLAPEPLRLARILQRDKISREEAVRRMASQFGEAFFRSHADWILDGTLPPAEVPAHAERQLRIWLGECL; translated from the coding sequence TTGCGTAGCCCGGTGATAGGCCTGACAGGGCCTACGGGCGCGGGAAAATCCACTTGGTCGGCAGCGTTCCGTGCTTTGCACTGCACCGTCATTGACTGTGACCGGCTGGCCCGCCGGGCAGTGGAGCAGCCGCAGGTCAGGCAGGCGCTTGAGCAGGCTTTTGGCGCGGAGATTTATCGGGACGGCGTGCTGAACCGCAGGCTGCTTGCCACACGCGCCTTTGCGGATGCACAGTCGGTTCAGAAGCTGAACGCGGCGACGCATCCTGCCATTCGTGCGGCCATTTTGTCGGAGCTGCACGCAGCAGAGAGAAAGTCCCGCGCAGTGATTATCGACGCACCGCAGCTTTATGAAGGCGGACTGGAAACCGTATGCACGACTGTTGCCGCTGTGCTGGCGCCAGAGCCCCTGCGGCTGGCACGGATTCTGCAGCGGGACAAAATCAGCAGAGAAGAGGCGGTTCGCCGGATGGCGTCACAGTTCGGAGAGGCGTTTTTCCGGTCGCACGCGGACTGGATTCTGGATGGAACCCTGCCGCCTGCAGAAGTGCCCGCACATGCCGAAAGGCAGCTGCGGATATGGCTGGGAGAGTGTTTATGA
- a CDS encoding L-threonylcarbamoyladenylate synthase produces the protein MQTESLKTDDKGFARAAQILRQGGLVGIPTETVYGLAANALDGKAAAKIFAAKGRPADNPLIVHIAKFEQIYDLVTEVPEAAKKLAKAFWPGPLTMILPKAPCIPNEVSAGLPTVAVRFPSHPAAQRIIAESGLPLAAPSANTSGRPSPTTAQHVLHDLRGKIEAVLDGGPCGVGVESTVITLATPTPRLLRPGGITLEQLRAVLGTVEMDDAVLHPLKEGVRAASPGMKYKHYSPKADVIILQGTDAQYAAYVNAHKGSGVMALCYNGDDAHLEVPAICYGSSSDDAAMAHELFDALREFDARGAQTVYARCPEPKGVGLAVYNRLMRAAGFEVLALA, from the coding sequence ATGCAGACAGAATCCTTAAAGACCGATGATAAGGGATTTGCACGCGCTGCGCAGATTCTGCGGCAGGGCGGCTTGGTCGGCATCCCGACAGAAACCGTTTACGGGCTTGCGGCAAATGCGTTGGACGGCAAAGCCGCCGCGAAAATTTTTGCGGCAAAAGGCCGCCCGGCAGATAACCCCTTGATTGTGCATATTGCGAAGTTCGAGCAGATTTACGATTTGGTTACGGAAGTGCCAGAGGCGGCGAAAAAACTGGCAAAGGCATTCTGGCCCGGCCCGCTGACCATGATTTTGCCCAAAGCCCCTTGTATTCCGAATGAGGTGAGCGCAGGGCTGCCAACCGTGGCCGTTCGTTTTCCGTCTCACCCGGCGGCGCAGCGAATCATTGCGGAAAGCGGTCTGCCGCTGGCGGCGCCGTCTGCCAATACATCTGGCAGACCAAGCCCCACAACTGCGCAGCACGTTCTGCACGACCTGCGCGGAAAAATCGAGGCGGTTTTGGATGGCGGTCCCTGCGGCGTGGGTGTGGAAAGCACGGTGATTACGCTTGCCACACCCACGCCGCGGCTGCTGCGTCCCGGCGGCATTACGCTGGAGCAGCTGCGCGCAGTGCTGGGCACTGTGGAGATGGACGATGCGGTGCTGCACCCGCTGAAAGAGGGCGTGCGCGCCGCCTCTCCGGGCATGAAGTACAAGCATTATTCCCCCAAGGCAGATGTCATTATCCTGCAGGGAACAGATGCGCAGTACGCGGCATATGTCAATGCGCACAAAGGCTCCGGCGTGATGGCGCTGTGCTATAATGGGGATGATGCCCATCTGGAGGTGCCGGCGATTTGTTATGGCAGCAGTTCGGACGATGCGGCCATGGCGCACGAGCTGTTTGACGCGCTGCGTGAGTTTGACGCACGCGGTGCGCAGACGGTTTATGCTCGCTGTCCAGAGCCGAAGGGCGTGGGATTGGCAGTATACAACCGCCTGATGCGTGCCGCCGGATTTGAGGTACTTGCCCTTGCGTAG
- the prfA gene encoding peptide chain release factor 1, with amino-acid sequence MFENLVVFEKRFEELSVRLCDPSVTADQRLYTDLMKEYSGLEPIVVHYRQYQKAQADHAEAQELLADSGSRDLHELAAQQLKEADKALEKLTEEIKILLLPKDPNDDKNVIVEIRGGAGGEEAALFSAVLYRMYVMYAQMRGWNTEILNANETELGGYKEISFMVSGQGAWSRLKYESGVHRVQRVPETEAQGRIHTSTATVAVLPEADEVDVQIDPKDLQIDTFRSSGAGGQHINKTSSAIRITHLPSGLVVECQDERSQFKNKDKALRVLRSRLLDIEQRRHDDAIASERRSQVGTGDRSERIRTYNYPQSRVTDHRIGLTLYRLEDILNGALDEVVDPLISAERSSQLEDSMEGRAGA; translated from the coding sequence ATGTTTGAAAATCTTGTGGTTTTTGAGAAACGGTTTGAAGAATTGAGTGTCCGGCTGTGCGATCCGTCTGTAACCGCCGACCAGCGTTTATATACGGACTTGATGAAAGAATACAGCGGCTTGGAGCCGATTGTTGTGCATTACCGTCAGTACCAAAAGGCACAGGCAGATCACGCCGAAGCCCAGGAATTGCTGGCTGACAGCGGCAGCCGTGACTTGCATGAACTGGCAGCGCAGCAGCTGAAGGAAGCAGACAAGGCTTTGGAAAAACTGACCGAGGAAATCAAAATCCTGCTGTTGCCGAAAGACCCGAATGATGATAAAAATGTCATCGTGGAAATCCGCGGCGGTGCCGGTGGGGAAGAAGCCGCGCTTTTTTCCGCTGTCCTGTACCGGATGTATGTGATGTATGCGCAGATGCGCGGTTGGAATACAGAGATTCTGAATGCGAATGAGACAGAACTGGGCGGCTATAAGGAAATCAGCTTTATGGTTTCAGGGCAGGGGGCATGGTCGCGCCTGAAGTATGAAAGCGGTGTGCACCGTGTGCAGCGCGTTCCGGAAACAGAGGCGCAGGGCCGTATTCACACTTCTACTGCCACAGTTGCGGTTTTGCCGGAGGCAGACGAGGTGGATGTCCAGATTGACCCGAAGGATTTGCAGATTGACACGTTTCGTTCCAGCGGCGCCGGCGGTCAGCACATTAACAAAACCAGTTCCGCCATTCGCATTACGCACTTGCCATCCGGCTTGGTGGTGGAGTGTCAGGATGAGCGCAGCCAGTTTAAAAACAAGGACAAAGCCTTGCGGGTGTTGCGCAGCCGGCTGCTGGACATTGAGCAGCGGCGGCATGATGATGCCATCGCTTCCGAGCGTCGCAGCCAGGTGGGCACCGGCGACCGCAGCGAGCGGATTCGCACATATAACTATCCGCAGAGCCGCGTGACGGACCATCGCATCGGATTGACGCTTTATAGGCTGGAGGATATCCTGAATGGCGCGTTGGATGAGGTCGTTGACCCCTTAATTTCCGCTGAGCGCTCCAGTCAGTTGGAAGATTCCATGGAAGGGCGCGCCGGTGCGTAA
- a CDS encoding DUF951 domain-containing protein, with translation MDVRPGDILLMKKPHPCGGSTFLVLRAGMDFKIRCTSCGREIMLPRRKCEKNIRRITRSASGAADGTPPPRKEL, from the coding sequence ATGGACGTTCGCCCGGGTGATATTCTGCTGATGAAGAAACCGCATCCGTGCGGCGGTAGTACGTTTCTGGTTCTGCGCGCGGGCATGGATTTTAAAATCCGCTGTACTTCCTGCGGCAGGGAGATCATGCTGCCGCGGCGAAAGTGTGAAAAGAATATCCGGCGGATTACTCGCTCCGCCTCCGGCGCCGCAGACGGAACGCCGCCGCCCCGAAAGGAGTTGTAA
- a CDS encoding biotin--[acetyl-CoA-carboxylase] ligase, which yields MQNTEALSPTEILQTLSTRTLGKRLYCLPETDSTNEEVKRLARRGAPDGTVVTAERQTGGKGRLGRAWHSPADGGLYFTVLLREAHLPQHLTNLTLLSGLAVCTTLRELYGIDARIKWPNDIVVGARKLCGILAETDFANGKAAWAAVGIGVNVNNPSFPESIAFRATSLLLETKKQQSRAAVLQRILEHLEPLLEVGTLPPTYAQLCVSLGKPVSFTYDRHFLKGKAKGITPDGLLLIELPNGRTVTVGSGEVVVQGIYAQTV from the coding sequence ATGCAGAACACAGAAGCCCTGTCGCCAACGGAAATTCTGCAGACACTTTCCACCCGCACGCTGGGAAAAAGGCTGTACTGTCTACCGGAAACAGACTCAACCAACGAGGAAGTCAAGCGTCTGGCCAGACGCGGCGCACCAGACGGCACTGTGGTGACCGCAGAGCGACAAACTGGCGGCAAGGGGAGACTGGGTCGCGCATGGCACAGCCCGGCAGATGGCGGTTTGTACTTTACCGTGTTGCTCCGGGAAGCACACCTGCCGCAGCATCTGACAAACCTAACACTGCTCAGCGGGCTTGCGGTCTGCACAACACTGCGGGAACTTTATGGGATAGACGCACGCATTAAATGGCCCAACGACATTGTGGTTGGTGCTCGCAAACTCTGCGGCATTCTCGCCGAAACAGACTTTGCAAATGGAAAAGCTGCATGGGCGGCTGTTGGCATTGGCGTAAACGTCAACAATCCTTCGTTCCCGGAAAGCATTGCGTTCCGCGCCACTTCTCTGCTTTTAGAAACAAAAAAGCAGCAAAGTCGCGCGGCAGTTCTGCAGCGAATTTTGGAGCATCTGGAGCCGCTTCTGGAAGTCGGCACACTGCCCCCGACTTATGCGCAGCTTTGTGTTTCTCTTGGCAAGCCCGTCAGCTTTACATATGACCGGCATTTTCTAAAAGGGAAAGCAAAGGGCATTACACCGGACGGTTTGTTGCTGATAGAGCTGCCGAATGGCCGTACAGTGACCGTTGGCTCCGGTGAAGTGGTCGTGCAGGGTATTTACGCGCAAACGGTATAA
- a CDS encoding mechanosensitive ion channel family protein, which yields MNIIKTGEQFLTAVGDFLPRLLAAAVILVVGWALSKLGHRLCEKALEKADRDVGVIAFLASGAAILIKIIAIIMALSALGLDTNVIVGAFSAVGLGISLALKENMANIACGIQMLFTKPFRIGDYIAAEDVEGTVERVELMFTSLRTFDNKEVVFPNSKLADSVITNYTAQEKRRLDMDFSIAYSDDLQGAKALLQKLAEQNSKVQQQPAPLIAVKAQADSAVVLTVRMWCQTEAYWDLYYEMQESVKLAFDANGYHIPFPQLDVHTDKSLVS from the coding sequence ATGAACATCATCAAAACAGGGGAACAATTTTTGACGGCAGTGGGAGACTTCCTCCCCAGACTGCTAGCGGCCGCAGTCATATTGGTTGTTGGCTGGGCACTCAGCAAATTGGGGCACCGGCTTTGCGAAAAGGCACTGGAAAAAGCAGACCGAGACGTCGGTGTGATTGCGTTTCTTGCGTCAGGCGCGGCGATTCTGATTAAAATTATTGCTATTATCATGGCACTTTCCGCTTTGGGATTGGACACGAATGTGATTGTGGGCGCATTCAGCGCCGTGGGGTTGGGCATCAGTCTGGCGCTTAAGGAGAACATGGCAAACATCGCCTGCGGGATTCAGATGCTGTTTACCAAGCCGTTCCGCATTGGGGATTATATCGCCGCAGAGGATGTGGAGGGAACAGTGGAACGCGTTGAATTGATGTTTACCTCTTTGCGGACGTTTGATAATAAAGAAGTCGTGTTTCCAAATTCCAAGTTGGCAGACAGCGTCATCACCAATTACACCGCGCAGGAAAAGCGGCGGCTGGATATGGACTTCAGCATTGCTTACAGCGATGACCTGCAGGGTGCAAAAGCCTTGCTGCAAAAGCTTGCCGAGCAGAACAGTAAGGTGCAGCAGCAGCCGGCGCCATTGATTGCCGTGAAAGCGCAGGCAGACAGCGCCGTGGTTTTGACCGTGCGGATGTGGTGTCAAACAGAGGCGTACTGGGATCTTTATTACGAAATGCAGGAATCCGTAAAATTGGCTTTCGACGCAAATGGTTACCACATCCCGTTTCCGCAGCTTGATGTGCATACGGATAAATCCCTTGTCAGCTGA
- a CDS encoding class I SAM-dependent rRNA methyltransferase, which translates to MKDRGYRQVTVTKKAETSIVSGHPWVFDAEVQPLGEAPEDGALTDVLSVKGRYLGTGFYNSHSKIRVRLLSRNTNDRFDEAFFERRIRYAWEYRKTVMGKDTDCCRVIFGEADQFPGLTVDRFGSILVVQTLSLGFEKIKPMLFEILYRVLTQDGQRIDGIYERNDVAIRELEGLQQGKGFYPLPGIAQPKSTQTEITENGIRYLVDFENGQKTGFFLDQKYNRQAVARLAAGKNVLDCFTHTGSFALNAAKGGAQHVHAVDISEEAIAMTRANIHRNGFERLVDCEQANVFDLLPTLQPGQYDFIILDPPAFTKSRRTVERAARGYKEINLRAMKSLPRGGYLATCSCSHFMPEPLFCKMLHAAAADAQVSLRQIEARQQAPDHPILWNVPETDYLKFYLFQIV; encoded by the coding sequence ATGAAAGACAGGGGTTACAGGCAGGTCACAGTCACAAAGAAAGCGGAAACATCAATTGTCAGCGGTCATCCGTGGGTGTTTGACGCAGAGGTACAGCCGCTTGGAGAAGCGCCGGAGGACGGCGCGCTGACGGATGTGCTTTCTGTCAAAGGACGGTATTTGGGCACCGGATTTTACAACAGCCACAGCAAAATCCGTGTGCGGCTGCTTTCCAGAAACACGAATGACCGCTTTGACGAAGCATTTTTTGAGCGCCGCATTCGCTATGCGTGGGAGTATCGCAAAACCGTCATGGGAAAAGATACGGACTGCTGTCGCGTCATTTTCGGGGAGGCGGATCAGTTTCCCGGCTTGACCGTTGATCGTTTTGGCAGCATTCTGGTTGTGCAGACACTGTCTTTGGGATTTGAAAAAATTAAGCCTATGCTGTTTGAGATACTGTATCGCGTGCTGACACAGGACGGGCAGCGCATTGACGGCATCTATGAGCGGAATGATGTGGCCATACGCGAACTGGAAGGCTTGCAGCAGGGGAAAGGCTTCTATCCTCTGCCGGGCATTGCGCAGCCGAAAAGCACGCAGACAGAAATTACGGAAAACGGAATCCGCTATCTTGTGGATTTTGAAAATGGACAGAAAACAGGTTTCTTTCTGGACCAAAAGTACAACCGACAGGCGGTTGCGCGGCTGGCGGCAGGAAAAAATGTGCTGGATTGCTTTACGCACACAGGCTCTTTTGCACTGAACGCCGCCAAAGGCGGCGCACAGCATGTGCACGCGGTAGACATCAGCGAAGAAGCGATTGCTATGACGCGTGCCAATATTCACCGCAACGGCTTTGAGAGATTGGTCGACTGCGAGCAGGCCAATGTGTTTGACCTGTTGCCGACCCTGCAGCCGGGTCAGTATGATTTTATTATTCTGGACCCGCCGGCATTTACCAAAAGCCGCCGAACCGTGGAGCGTGCGGCGCGCGGGTATAAGGAAATCAACCTGCGCGCGATGAAGTCGCTGCCGCGCGGTGGATATCTGGCGACCTGTTCGTGTTCGCACTTCATGCCGGAACCGCTGTTCTGCAAAATGCTGCACGCTGCGGCGGCAGACGCGCAGGTTTCCCTGCGGCAGATTGAGGCACGCCAGCAGGCACCGGATCACCCGATTCTTTGGAATGTGCCGGAAACGGACTATCTGAAGTTTTACTTGTTTCAGATTGTATAA
- a CDS encoding RICIN domain-containing protein: MTGRKNATQKFASNGKCYQILSRQSGKAIGVDEDGTLLIMCTPDPSALSQSWKLETAEDGFCRIFNTASGKAVDVINGGTGNGAWLHQWPPCDADSQLWKLEPASSRGCYRFLSKASGKCMDIVDISSEEGAHLQIWDSLDGENQEWKLVAITDGAEAPKATAPKRRRSSTRRNTRQTTAPAKANRALKQPAAESTATLKPEKTE, from the coding sequence ATGACCGGAAGAAAAAATGCCACCCAAAAATTTGCTTCCAACGGAAAATGCTATCAAATTCTTTCCCGCCAAAGCGGAAAAGCGATTGGTGTGGACGAAGACGGTACTTTGCTGATCATGTGCACGCCTGACCCAAGCGCGCTGTCACAAAGCTGGAAATTGGAAACCGCCGAAGACGGCTTCTGCCGGATTTTCAACACAGCCTCCGGCAAAGCAGTCGATGTCATCAACGGCGGCACCGGGAACGGTGCCTGGCTGCACCAGTGGCCCCCCTGCGATGCGGACTCGCAGCTCTGGAAGCTAGAGCCGGCTTCTTCCCGCGGGTGCTATCGCTTCCTTTCAAAAGCAAGCGGCAAATGCATGGATATCGTGGATATTTCCAGTGAAGAGGGCGCCCATCTGCAAATCTGGGACAGTCTTGACGGCGAAAATCAAGAATGGAAGCTGGTTGCAATCACTGACGGCGCAGAAGCGCCGAAAGCAACTGCTCCGAAACGCCGACGTAGCTCCACGCGCAGAAACACGAGGCAAACCACCGCACCCGCAAAAGCAAACCGTGCTCTGAAACAGCCTGCCGCAGAATCCACCGCAACGCTCAAACCAGAAAAAACAGAATAA